The proteins below are encoded in one region of Aquisphaera giovannonii:
- a CDS encoding LEPR-XLL domain-containing protein codes for MKHHRLRPGFEALEGKLLLSAAGIAAAPGATAAVARAGAKAQLHVPNFTLIIPGYFGPRSPSSQHPLGVPWNYSVQFSKPFQRKGRVDIGNFRSSQLVPAAGDSPDFSGMTVTLTSSKGSVTATLSDSTSKSYRFSITSADGQLATELGRSGSVAASKRRLGTSGPGKLHADNLKFTFDRAAS; via the coding sequence ATGAAGCATCATCGCTTGAGGCCCGGATTCGAGGCCCTCGAAGGGAAGCTGCTGCTGTCCGCCGCCGGAATTGCGGCGGCGCCGGGCGCCACCGCGGCGGTGGCCCGCGCGGGGGCGAAAGCCCAGCTCCATGTACCCAACTTCACGCTCATCATCCCGGGATACTTCGGGCCCAGGTCCCCATCCAGCCAGCATCCGCTCGGTGTCCCCTGGAACTACTCCGTTCAGTTCTCGAAGCCATTCCAGCGAAAGGGGAGGGTGGACATTGGCAACTTCCGGAGCAGCCAGCTCGTCCCCGCGGCCGGGGACTCCCCGGACTTCAGCGGGATGACGGTCACGCTCACGAGTTCGAAGGGCAGCGTCACGGCCACGCTCTCTGACTCGACCTCGAAAAGCTACCGCTTCTCGATCACGTCGGCCGACGGCCAGCTCGCGACCGAGCTGGGGCGGAGCGGCTCCGTCGCGGCGAGCAAGAGGCGGCTCGGGACGTCAGGCCCCGGGAAGCTCCACGCCGACAACCTGAAGTTCACCTTCGATCGCGCCGCTTCTTAG
- a CDS encoding class I SAM-dependent methyltransferase has protein sequence MRCQLIALLDETERLICDGAISSGFNRLVDGLAALEAAAGPQRFRSEMVPACLDHPIRPICHQEPITRHAFTRPRGYAGDAGLIDLYYGLAGPSPDDTDLGRELYRAVASRSGGESVRYRRSMLASRIDAVATAFGRQSRVLSVACGHFREGSLSQAVVCGRVGRVVCLDQDPRSIDLVREEMAGRPVEPVAGSVRWLLSRESDAFGRYHFIYAAGLYDYLSDPMAGRLTARLFELLHPGGSLLVANFLPETAERSYMAAFMNWDLRYRSAAEVRQFASLVAPGAVARMTSYPDPEGNVQYLEIHKK, from the coding sequence ATGAGATGCCAGTTGATCGCCCTGCTCGACGAGACGGAACGGCTGATCTGCGATGGCGCGATCTCGTCCGGTTTCAACCGGCTCGTCGACGGCCTCGCGGCGCTGGAAGCGGCCGCGGGCCCGCAGCGCTTTCGATCCGAGATGGTCCCGGCGTGCCTGGACCATCCCATCCGGCCGATCTGCCACCAGGAGCCGATCACCCGGCACGCCTTCACGAGGCCGCGAGGCTACGCCGGCGACGCGGGACTGATCGACCTGTATTACGGCCTCGCGGGCCCGTCGCCGGACGACACCGACCTGGGCCGCGAGCTCTATCGGGCGGTCGCATCGAGGTCCGGCGGTGAGAGTGTTCGGTATCGGAGGTCGATGCTCGCCAGTCGTATCGATGCCGTCGCGACGGCCTTCGGCCGCCAGTCCCGGGTCCTGTCCGTCGCCTGCGGTCACTTCCGGGAGGGGTCGCTCTCCCAGGCCGTCGTGTGCGGCCGCGTCGGCCGGGTCGTCTGCCTGGACCAGGACCCGCGGAGCATTGACCTCGTCCGCGAGGAGATGGCCGGACGACCCGTCGAGCCGGTCGCGGGATCGGTCCGATGGCTCCTGTCGCGCGAATCCGACGCATTTGGCCGCTACCACTTCATCTACGCCGCAGGCCTGTACGACTACCTCTCCGACCCGATGGCCGGCCGCCTCACCGCCCGCCTCTTCGAGCTCCTCCATCCGGGCGGATCCCTGCTCGTCGCGAATTTCCTCCCCGAAACCGCCGAGCGCAGCTACATGGCCGCCTTCATGAACTGGGATCTTCGTTACCGGTCCGCCGCGGAGGTCCGGCAGTTCGCCTCCCTCGTGGCCCCGGGCGCCGTGGCGCGGATGACGAGTTATCCCGACCCCGAGGGAAACGTCCAGTACCTGGAGATTCACAAGAAATGA
- a CDS encoding acyl-CoA dehydrogenase family protein has product MDRGSSGVIPDHVALAQADDLGRGRPGELARVLDWCRGYFGRRVNFFLADQRRSFPPHVLIDLGNRGLMGMVSERSRGGLGLEIADAMRLVEYVAAIDQSLAVGLIIQNFLAGQAVRNHGHGIGEGVHEDIARGRLLISFALTEDAAGSDPRRIATRAVRQGQGEWMLSGSKIWSGFAAWSGAMVTFARTDAGPDAGRSYSAFYVPQDTPGVRQGDEHLTMGLRAIIQNRIHFDGVRLAPNLVLGPVGGGLEIAQESMMLCRLAMGALSVGAMRRALQYAFAYATRREIATGPMIKNPIVASVLAEESARTLAAGSYLEHLYSALGSGTAIPDEYLLTCKIVLPEWMWQTVDRSLQLLGGRGYDEANGLARLFRDARVTRIFEGSTEVMASHLGGRVRLNLGTFSDRLRRDLDASAIADDFDEAVKIDLGKPTGGRPAQLHGRYRLGLLAAYALVAAVNRFRSEQGRGGPSAAAAFAEGEYFRRSRTFRESAWPLGGELDGLNLEAMADILEGLPDLDAGAAGEHTRIDPYLGARS; this is encoded by the coding sequence ATGGATCGTGGCTCATCGGGCGTCATTCCGGACCATGTCGCCCTCGCCCAGGCGGACGACCTGGGCCGAGGGAGGCCGGGGGAGCTGGCCCGCGTCCTGGACTGGTGCCGCGGCTATTTCGGGAGACGAGTGAACTTCTTCCTCGCAGATCAGCGGCGCAGCTTCCCCCCACACGTCCTGATCGACCTCGGGAATCGCGGCCTCATGGGGATGGTCAGCGAGCGCAGCAGGGGAGGACTCGGCCTCGAGATCGCAGACGCCATGCGCCTGGTCGAGTACGTCGCGGCGATCGATCAATCCCTGGCCGTCGGCCTGATCATCCAGAATTTCCTCGCTGGCCAGGCGGTGCGGAACCACGGCCATGGCATCGGCGAGGGGGTGCACGAGGACATCGCCCGCGGTCGCCTGCTCATCAGCTTTGCTCTGACTGAGGACGCCGCCGGATCCGATCCGAGGCGGATCGCCACCAGGGCCGTCCGGCAAGGGCAGGGGGAGTGGATGCTGAGCGGCTCCAAGATATGGTCAGGCTTCGCGGCATGGTCAGGAGCGATGGTGACCTTCGCGAGGACGGACGCGGGGCCAGACGCCGGGCGATCCTACTCTGCGTTCTACGTCCCGCAAGACACCCCCGGGGTTCGCCAGGGGGATGAGCACCTGACCATGGGCCTCCGCGCGATCATCCAGAATCGGATTCACTTCGACGGCGTTCGGCTCGCCCCAAATCTCGTCCTCGGCCCGGTCGGGGGCGGCCTCGAGATTGCCCAGGAATCGATGATGCTCTGCCGGCTCGCCATGGGAGCCCTCTCCGTGGGAGCGATGAGGAGGGCCCTCCAGTACGCGTTCGCCTATGCGACCCGGCGGGAGATCGCGACCGGCCCGATGATCAAGAATCCGATCGTCGCGAGCGTCCTCGCGGAGGAATCCGCGAGGACGCTCGCCGCCGGCTCGTATCTGGAGCATCTCTACTCGGCGCTGGGCTCCGGCACCGCGATCCCCGACGAGTATCTCCTCACCTGCAAGATCGTCCTGCCGGAATGGATGTGGCAGACCGTGGACCGCTCGCTTCAGCTCCTCGGCGGTCGCGGATACGACGAGGCGAACGGCCTCGCCCGTCTCTTCCGGGACGCCAGGGTGACCCGGATCTTCGAGGGTTCCACGGAGGTCATGGCCTCGCATCTGGGGGGAAGGGTGCGGCTCAACCTCGGGACATTCTCGGACCGCCTCCGGCGGGACCTCGACGCTTCGGCGATCGCCGACGACTTCGACGAGGCGGTGAAGATCGACTTGGGCAAGCCCACCGGCGGGCGACCGGCGCAGCTCCATGGCCGCTATCGGCTGGGGCTGCTCGCCGCATACGCCCTGGTCGCGGCGGTGAACCGCTTCCGATCCGAGCAAGGGCGAGGCGGCCCGTCGGCCGCCGCCGCATTCGCCGAAGGCGAGTACTTTCGCCGATCGAGGACCTTTCGCGAATCCGCCTGGCCGCTCGGAGGCGAGCTGGACGGGCTGAACCTGGAGGCGATGGCGGACATCCTCGAGGGCCTCCCCGATCTGGACGCCGGCGCGGCGGGCGAACACACCCGCATCGACCCCTACCTGGGGGCTCGCTCTTAG
- a CDS encoding PEP-CTERM sorting domain-containing protein has protein sequence MKRPARLLWFLILALASPIARGGSFTDDFSSGLNPAYWTVAQTTPGLFTVDTTQGNVHLSRTNSTISGFQYVKISLNLAEAAGQAAIAGDFTARIDFSGAMLAGNGDVQAEFQSLFQDGSGLFDNRSNDPMPGTTAPTENVHVWNFDGNLHGYTPVTSDSGTFTIARAGSTLAGYFDNTLLFSETNASPLTDISFVLQNYSGRDPIAITFDNFSLTTAVPEPSSATLLGIGIVAAGRCVERRRRQSRRRPARSRTSAAR, from the coding sequence ATGAAACGGCCTGCCCGCCTGCTGTGGTTCCTCATCCTCGCTCTCGCATCCCCCATCGCTCGCGGAGGGTCGTTCACGGACGACTTCTCCTCGGGACTCAACCCGGCCTACTGGACCGTGGCGCAGACCACGCCCGGCTTGTTCACGGTCGATACGACTCAGGGGAATGTCCATCTCTCCAGGACCAATTCCACGATCTCCGGCTTCCAGTACGTCAAGATCTCCCTGAACCTCGCGGAGGCCGCCGGCCAGGCCGCCATCGCGGGCGACTTCACCGCCCGGATCGACTTCTCGGGCGCGATGTTGGCGGGCAACGGCGACGTTCAGGCGGAGTTCCAATCGCTCTTCCAGGACGGTTCGGGCCTCTTCGACAATCGGAGCAACGATCCGATGCCCGGCACGACGGCACCTACAGAGAACGTTCATGTCTGGAACTTTGACGGAAACCTCCACGGCTATACGCCGGTCACCAGCGACTCCGGCACGTTCACCATCGCCCGGGCGGGCTCGACCCTCGCCGGTTACTTCGACAATACGCTCCTGTTCTCGGAGACCAACGCCTCCCCCTTGACGGATATCAGCTTCGTCCTCCAGAACTACTCCGGCCGCGACCCGATCGCCATCACCTTCGACAACTTCTCGCTGACGACTGCCGTGCCGGAGCCGTCGAGCGCAACCTTGCTGGGGATCGGCATTGTTGCGGCCGGCCGCTGCGTCGAGAGGAGGCGACGGCAGTCCCGACGCCGTCCCGCACGATCGCGGACTTCAGCCGCTCGCTGA
- a CDS encoding PEP-CTERM sorting domain-containing protein: MVLSFTGLVACLLATALPSSARAGNLLANGDFEAGNTGFTSGYTYVSTVDQITAEGEYTVGSGGWLSFGDHTSGHGNMLVANGSPNANTSVWTETVSVIPYTEYVLSFWGASVNQSSQSLPVLQAFINSTVAGNSLTLTQQGGIWLQGSAAWFSGSSSAVTLSIVDLNTAGPWNDFVIDDVSFTATVPEPTSLALLASGVVVVASRLRRGRGLH; this comes from the coding sequence TTGGTTCTCTCGTTCACCGGCCTCGTCGCCTGCCTACTGGCCACGGCCTTGCCGTCATCGGCCCGGGCCGGGAACCTCCTCGCCAACGGCGACTTCGAGGCGGGCAATACCGGCTTCACCAGCGGATACACCTACGTCTCCACGGTCGATCAGATCACGGCTGAGGGCGAATACACGGTCGGCTCCGGCGGTTGGCTCTCGTTCGGCGACCATACCAGCGGGCACGGCAACATGCTGGTCGCCAATGGCTCCCCAAATGCCAACACGAGCGTGTGGACCGAAACGGTCAGCGTGATCCCCTATACCGAGTATGTCCTCTCGTTCTGGGGGGCGAGCGTCAATCAGTCGAGCCAATCCCTTCCCGTACTTCAAGCTTTCATCAACTCGACGGTCGCGGGCAACAGCCTGACCCTCACGCAGCAAGGGGGTATCTGGCTGCAAGGTTCCGCCGCATGGTTCTCGGGCTCGAGTTCCGCGGTCACATTGAGCATCGTCGACCTGAACACAGCGGGCCCTTGGAACGATTTCGTCATCGATGACGTGTCCTTCACCGCCACGGTCCCGGAGCCAACCAGCCTGGCTCTCCTTGCCTCGGGTGTCGTCGTCGTGGCCTCCCGCCTCCGTCGAGGCCGCGGATTGCACTGA
- a CDS encoding type II toxin-antitoxin system VapC family toxin yields MGKLICWPYEKPAAYEFGRIIAELRRLGRPMQQVDIQIAAIAFALGNCTVVSGDSDLAAVPGLTVENWADAS; encoded by the coding sequence ATGGGGAAGCTCATCTGCTGGCCCTACGAGAAGCCGGCCGCCTACGAGTTCGGTCGGATCATCGCCGAGCTGAGGCGGCTCGGACGACCGATGCAGCAGGTCGATATCCAGATCGCCGCGATCGCGTTCGCGCTTGGCAACTGCACGGTGGTCAGTGGCGATAGCGACCTGGCGGCCGTCCCCGGCCTGACGGTCGAGAATTGGGCCGATGCGTCGTGA
- a CDS encoding flavin monoamine oxidase family protein, which produces MQRAGRSPLFRAVRRAFQAARLRSHEGTLGVGDRPGIGRRRFLASGVLAAAYAARPGVARAGRHAPRIAVVGAGIAGLNATYLLANAGLDAALYEGSDHIGGRIQTNHGGVAPGVYTELGGEFIDSGHDDMLALAQAFGLGLIDTQAPGEAGLQVAYYAKGRLRSEAEVIDAFGPLAATVDGDSSNLSDDITFQSHSKFDVRLDRTPLDHYLRKNAGVDWLYDILEAAYVNEFGLDLKDQSTLNFVETIGTDTSAGFAIYGESDQRFKILGGNHQVVAALAERVADRTELAHRLEAIARRADGTFSLTFQAPGGRRNATADYVVLCLPFTTLRSVDIRVPLPPIKQKAIHELGYGVDAKLILGFQGRPWRDLGYGGDSYADLPYQSGWDSSREQATTAGAYTIYPGGDAALALQPGTAHHQAERLLPGLDRVFPGARSRWLGTALRAYWPGNPFIRASYAAYRPGQWTTIRGAEGLPVGRLSFAGEHTSLDWQGYMNGGAESGRLAAEALIARLA; this is translated from the coding sequence ATGCAGCGAGCCGGCCGATCGCCCCTCTTCCGCGCCGTCCGCCGCGCCTTCCAGGCCGCCCGGCTCCGATCCCACGAGGGAACCCTTGGGGTCGGGGATAGGCCGGGGATCGGCCGGCGCCGATTCCTGGCCTCCGGCGTCCTCGCGGCCGCGTACGCCGCGAGGCCCGGGGTCGCGAGGGCCGGCCGCCATGCCCCGAGGATCGCCGTCGTCGGGGCGGGCATCGCGGGACTGAACGCGACGTACCTGCTGGCGAACGCCGGCCTGGACGCCGCGCTCTATGAGGGCTCGGACCACATCGGCGGACGCATCCAGACGAACCACGGCGGCGTCGCGCCGGGCGTCTACACGGAGCTCGGCGGCGAGTTCATCGACTCCGGCCACGACGACATGCTCGCCCTGGCCCAGGCGTTCGGCCTCGGGCTCATCGACACCCAGGCGCCGGGCGAGGCCGGCCTCCAGGTCGCCTATTACGCGAAGGGGCGGCTGCGCAGCGAGGCGGAGGTCATCGACGCCTTCGGCCCGCTCGCGGCGACCGTCGACGGCGACTCGTCCAACCTGAGCGACGACATCACCTTCCAGAGCCACAGCAAGTTCGACGTCCGGCTCGACCGGACGCCGCTGGACCATTACCTCCGGAAGAATGCCGGGGTGGACTGGCTCTACGACATCCTCGAGGCCGCCTACGTCAACGAGTTCGGGCTGGACCTCAAGGACCAGTCGACCCTGAACTTCGTGGAGACGATCGGCACGGACACGTCCGCCGGCTTCGCAATCTACGGCGAGAGCGACCAGCGGTTCAAGATCCTCGGCGGCAACCACCAGGTCGTCGCCGCGCTGGCCGAACGGGTGGCCGACCGGACCGAGCTGGCCCACCGCCTCGAGGCCATCGCCCGCCGCGCCGACGGCACCTTCTCGCTGACCTTCCAGGCCCCCGGCGGCCGCAGGAACGCGACGGCCGATTACGTCGTCCTCTGCCTGCCGTTCACGACGCTGCGGTCGGTCGACATCCGCGTGCCGCTCCCGCCGATCAAGCAGAAGGCCATCCACGAACTCGGCTACGGCGTGGACGCCAAGCTGATCCTCGGCTTCCAGGGCCGCCCCTGGCGCGACCTCGGCTACGGCGGCGACTCCTACGCCGACCTGCCCTACCAGTCGGGCTGGGACAGCAGCCGCGAGCAGGCGACGACCGCCGGCGCCTACACAATCTACCCGGGCGGCGACGCGGCCCTGGCCCTCCAGCCCGGCACCGCCCACCACCAGGCCGAGCGCCTCCTGCCGGGCCTCGACCGCGTCTTCCCCGGCGCGCGATCCCGCTGGCTCGGCACGGCCTTGCGCGCCTACTGGCCCGGCAACCCGTTCATCCGCGCCAGCTACGCCGCCTACCGCCCCGGCCAGTGGACGACCATCCGCGGCGCCGAGGGCCTCCCCGTCGGCCGCCTCTCCTTCGCCGGCGAGCACACCAGCCTCGACTGGCAAGGCTACATGAACGGCGGCGCCGAATCCGGCCGCCTCGCCGCCGAGGCACTCATCGCGCGGTTAGCCTGA